In Aerococcus loyolae, a genomic segment contains:
- the fsa gene encoding fructose-6-phosphate aldolase, translating into MKFFLDTANIDEIKRINDLGLCDGVTTNPSLINKEGRDFEEVIKDIASTVDGPVSAEVTSYDYEGMVEEARQLAAWADNVVVKIPMTEDGLKATHTLSQEGIKTNVTLIFSVSQGLLAAKAGATYISPFIGRIDDMGEDGLRLIAELREVLDIYGLDSQIIAASIRHIGHFEGAALAGAHVATIPGTIFPKLWSHPLTDKGIEGFKKDWDAFTKR; encoded by the coding sequence ATGAAATTTTTCTTAGATACAGCAAATATTGATGAAATTAAACGGATTAATGACCTGGGTCTATGTGACGGAGTAACCACCAATCCATCCTTAATTAATAAGGAAGGCCGGGACTTTGAAGAAGTGATCAAGGATATTGCTTCTACCGTTGACGGACCGGTGTCTGCAGAAGTGACCAGCTATGATTATGAAGGCATGGTGGAAGAAGCCCGTCAATTAGCGGCTTGGGCTGACAATGTTGTCGTAAAAATTCCCATGACCGAAGACGGCTTAAAAGCGACCCACACCCTCTCTCAAGAAGGCATTAAAACCAATGTGACCCTGATCTTTTCCGTATCCCAAGGCCTCTTAGCGGCCAAAGCCGGTGCCACCTACATCTCACCATTTATTGGTCGGATTGACGACATGGGCGAAGACGGCCTACGTTTAATCGCAGAATTACGTGAAGTCTTAGATATCTATGGCCTAGACTCACAAATCATCGCTGCATCCATCCGCCATATCGGCCACTTTGAAGGCGCAGCCCTAGCCGGCGCCCACGTCGCTACCATCCCAGGGACAATCTTCCCTAAACTCTGGAGCCACCCACTCACCGACAAAGGCATTGAAGGCTTCAAGAAAGACTGGGACGCATTCACGAAAAGATAG
- a CDS encoding NAD(P)/FAD-dependent oxidoreductase: protein MSQYDLVIVGAGPAGMTAAIYGVRADLKVLMLDKLAPGGQVINTNEVDNYPGKPKINGAELCMDMFQHTQSLGADFDYKTVTRVQVADDGVMKTIYFAEDDDTVQAPTVIVATGTRSRTLNIPGEEQFKGSAISWCAICDGAKYRDKDVVIIGGGNSAVDEGTYLAGIVNHLTIVTDFDLTADPASCDYLRSLDNVTVYPYKAVQSFEANEDGSLKGVKFADKDTGDNEQVVECDGVFEYIGAVPSTEFIQDLGITESHGYVETDAHMATAVPGIYGAGDSNSKFLRQIVTATADGATAAQEASGYIKKLRAEGKYQ, encoded by the coding sequence ATGTCACAATATGATTTAGTGATTGTGGGTGCCGGCCCAGCCGGAATGACTGCAGCGATTTATGGGGTAAGGGCCGACTTAAAGGTCTTAATGTTAGATAAATTAGCTCCCGGTGGCCAAGTGATTAACACCAATGAAGTGGATAACTATCCCGGGAAACCCAAGATTAACGGGGCAGAATTATGTATGGACATGTTCCAACATACCCAATCCTTAGGAGCTGACTTCGACTACAAGACCGTTACCCGGGTCCAAGTAGCGGATGATGGGGTAATGAAGACGATTTACTTTGCTGAAGACGACGACACTGTCCAAGCCCCAACGGTGATTGTAGCAACGGGTACCCGGTCACGGACCTTAAACATTCCTGGGGAAGAACAATTCAAGGGCTCAGCTATCTCATGGTGTGCGATCTGTGACGGGGCCAAATACCGCGATAAGGACGTTGTGATTATCGGTGGGGGAAATTCTGCCGTCGATGAAGGCACTTACCTAGCCGGTATTGTCAACCACTTAACTATTGTTACTGACTTTGACTTGACCGCTGATCCGGCTTCTTGTGACTACCTGCGTTCTTTAGATAATGTCACAGTTTATCCTTATAAGGCGGTTCAAAGCTTCGAAGCCAATGAAGATGGCAGCCTCAAAGGCGTTAAATTTGCCGATAAGGATACCGGCGATAACGAGCAAGTGGTGGAATGTGATGGGGTCTTTGAATATATTGGTGCCGTTCCAAGTACGGAATTTATCCAAGACCTAGGGATTACCGAGTCGCACGGCTACGTTGAAACCGATGCCCATATGGCCACGGCTGTACCCGGAATCTATGGGGCCGGTGACTCCAATAGTAAATTCTTACGCCAAATTGTCACCGCCACTGCAGATGGTGCCACCGCAGCCCAAGAAGCGAGCGGCTACATCAAGAAATTACGGGCAGAAGGCAAGTACCAATAA
- a CDS encoding TM2 domain-containing protein, whose amino-acid sequence MGEILKIENGEVVVGKEDGNIIRIPLTQLDFAPKPGDKVKIFSDDGTYYIQQSSNQIKNTQTNESGKYPVNKIAYVVLAFLLGGIGAHKFYAHKYLLGILYLVFVWTYIPALIALIEAIIALTKKADENGNIFV is encoded by the coding sequence ATGGGAGAAATATTAAAAATTGAAAATGGCGAAGTAGTAGTAGGAAAAGAAGATGGCAACATTATTCGTATTCCTTTAACTCAATTAGATTTCGCACCCAAACCTGGCGATAAAGTTAAAATATTCTCTGATGACGGTACATACTATATTCAACAAAGCAGCAATCAAATAAAAAATACTCAAACTAATGAATCAGGGAAATATCCTGTAAACAAAATAGCCTATGTTGTTCTTGCTTTTCTTTTAGGGGGGATTGGCGCTCATAAATTTTATGCACATAAATATTTATTAGGAATTCTTTATCTAGTATTCGTATGGACTTATATTCCAGCACTTATTGCTTTGATTGAGGCGATAATAGCTCTTACAAAAAAAGCTGATGAAAACGGAAATATTTTTGTTTAA
- a CDS encoding nitroreductase family protein has product MTGLKNNDFSDVVFKRRSVRHFDPDFKISRDELKEIIKETVTAPSACNLQSWHFEIVDNEAGKEKLKSYFIPFNTPQIDSCSAMVLIFGDTQSHKNYRKAWEDDYHAGKITKEEMEDNFSRILFRYEEGARDFLVNDATVDAAMASMQLLLVLRAHGYEGNAIAGYDTKAAAETFGLDPYRYIPVMAVAVGVPAKNGPAEEDHSDRYGLDTILHFVDE; this is encoded by the coding sequence ATGACTGGATTAAAAAACAATGATTTTTCGGATGTGGTCTTTAAGCGGCGGTCCGTTCGCCACTTCGATCCTGATTTCAAGATTAGTCGGGACGAATTGAAAGAAATCATCAAAGAAACGGTAACCGCCCCTTCGGCATGTAATCTCCAATCCTGGCATTTTGAGATTGTCGATAATGAAGCGGGCAAGGAAAAGTTGAAATCCTACTTTATTCCTTTTAACACCCCGCAAATTGATTCCTGTTCTGCCATGGTCCTAATTTTTGGTGATACCCAATCCCATAAAAATTACCGTAAAGCCTGGGAAGACGATTACCACGCCGGGAAGATTACTAAAGAAGAAATGGAAGACAATTTCTCAAGAATCCTCTTCCGCTATGAAGAAGGGGCCCGTGACTTCCTTGTTAATGATGCCACGGTGGATGCGGCAATGGCGTCCATGCAGCTGCTTTTAGTGCTACGGGCCCACGGTTATGAAGGTAACGCCATCGCTGGTTATGATACCAAGGCGGCTGCAGAAACCTTTGGCTTGGATCCTTACCGCTATATTCCGGTCATGGCGGTTGCTGTTGGGGTACCCGCTAAAAATGGACCAGCCGAAGAAGACCATTCTGATCGTTATGGCCTAGATACGATTTTACATTTCGTGGATGAATAA
- the tkt gene encoding transketolase encodes MFNQTDELAVNAVRMLSIDMINKANSGHPGLPMGSAPMAYALWAEHMVQNPSDPHWTNRDRFVLSAGHGSALLYSLLHLSGYQVTMDDIKQFRQLNSKTPGHPEVHFTEGVEATTGPLGQGFANAVGMAMAEAHDAAIYNQGDYKIVDHYTYALCGDGDLMEGISHEAASLAGHLQLGKLIVFYDSNDISLDGPTDKAFTEDNKGRFEAYGWQHILVEDGRDLEAISKALEAAKAESNKPTIIQVKTVIGYGSENQGTSATHGNPIGEEDRAHAAKVYGWEHAPFDIPQEVYNRFQERVADRGAQAQEVWQEQFKAYEADYADLAAQYKRAYAGELPADWADCLPSYDVNDEAMASRKTSQKAIQAIAQTLPEFWGGSADLKSSNNTYIDSDSDFEAGNYAGRNIWYGVREFGMGAAMNGIRLHGGSIPYAGTFFVFSDYLRAAMRVAALSHLPSTFVFTHDSIAVGEDGPTHEPIEQLAAFRAMPNINTIRPADGNEVSAAWKIAIEAKDTPTVLALSRQNLPVLKGTADKAMEGVARGAYVLSDAKGETPDGILIATGSEVNLALEAQEALAQDGIDVRVVSMPCQELFDQEDQAYKESVLPSAVKNRMAIEMAATFGWERYVGDQGVVLGLDRYGQSGKGGEVMDALGFNLDNVVKTYKNAF; translated from the coding sequence ATGTTTAATCAAACAGATGAACTCGCTGTTAATGCAGTGCGTATGTTAAGTATTGATATGATTAACAAGGCTAATTCCGGCCACCCCGGCCTACCAATGGGCTCGGCACCTATGGCCTATGCTTTGTGGGCTGAACACATGGTGCAAAATCCGAGTGACCCCCATTGGACCAACCGCGACCGCTTTGTTTTATCAGCGGGACATGGGTCTGCCTTACTCTATAGCTTGTTACACTTATCCGGCTACCAAGTGACCATGGATGACATTAAACAATTCCGGCAATTGAATTCCAAAACCCCTGGCCACCCAGAAGTCCACTTTACCGAAGGGGTAGAAGCGACGACAGGGCCTTTAGGACAAGGTTTTGCCAATGCAGTGGGCATGGCTATGGCTGAAGCCCATGACGCTGCCATCTATAACCAAGGTGACTACAAGATCGTGGACCACTACACTTACGCCCTTTGTGGGGACGGCGACTTAATGGAAGGTATTTCTCACGAAGCGGCTTCCCTAGCTGGCCACTTGCAATTAGGCAAATTAATTGTCTTCTATGACTCTAATGATATCTCCCTTGATGGCCCAACAGACAAGGCCTTCACTGAAGACAATAAGGGTCGTTTCGAAGCTTACGGCTGGCAACATATTCTCGTTGAAGATGGCCGCGACTTAGAGGCTATTTCTAAAGCCCTAGAAGCTGCCAAAGCGGAAAGCAATAAACCAACCATTATCCAAGTGAAAACTGTGATCGGTTATGGGTCAGAAAACCAAGGGACTTCTGCTACCCACGGGAACCCCATTGGGGAAGAAGACCGGGCCCATGCCGCTAAGGTTTACGGTTGGGAACATGCCCCTTTTGATATCCCTCAAGAAGTCTATAATCGCTTCCAAGAACGGGTGGCTGACCGCGGAGCCCAGGCGCAAGAGGTATGGCAAGAACAATTCAAGGCTTATGAAGCCGACTATGCCGACCTAGCCGCTCAATATAAACGGGCTTATGCCGGCGAACTGCCAGCGGATTGGGCAGACTGCCTCCCAAGCTATGATGTTAATGATGAAGCTATGGCTTCACGGAAGACTAGTCAAAAAGCCATCCAAGCCATTGCCCAAACCCTTCCTGAATTCTGGGGTGGGTCAGCGGACTTGAAGTCCTCGAACAACACCTACATTGATAGCGATAGTGACTTTGAAGCGGGTAATTACGCTGGCCGCAACATTTGGTATGGTGTCCGTGAATTTGGTATGGGCGCAGCCATGAACGGGATTCGTTTACACGGCGGGTCAATCCCTTATGCAGGCACCTTCTTTGTCTTCTCGGACTATCTCCGGGCAGCTATGCGGGTAGCAGCATTATCCCATCTCCCATCAACCTTTGTCTTTACCCATGATTCCATTGCGGTTGGGGAAGATGGACCAACCCACGAACCCATTGAACAATTAGCCGCCTTCAGAGCTATGCCTAACATCAACACCATCCGTCCTGCTGACGGGAACGAAGTGTCAGCCGCTTGGAAAATTGCCATCGAAGCCAAAGACACCCCAACCGTTCTAGCCCTTTCCCGGCAAAATCTCCCCGTTCTCAAAGGAACGGCTGACAAAGCCATGGAAGGCGTTGCTAGAGGGGCCTATGTCTTATCTGATGCCAAAGGCGAGACGCCAGATGGGATTTTGATTGCGACCGGTTCCGAAGTCAACCTGGCGCTTGAAGCTCAAGAAGCATTAGCCCAAGACGGTATCGATGTGCGCGTCGTTTCCATGCCTTGTCAAGAACTCTTCGACCAAGAAGACCAAGCTTATAAGGAAAGTGTCCTCCCAAGTGCTGTTAAAAACCGGATGGCGATCGAAATGGCCGCAACATTTGGTTGGGAACGTTATGTTGGCGACCAAGGAGTAGTCCTCGGCTTAGACCGCTACGGTCAATCAGGTAAGGGCGGCGAAGTGATGGACGCCTTAGGCTTTAACTTAGACAATGTTGTGAAAACCTACAAAAACGCCTTTTAA